The following nucleotide sequence is from Candidatus Neomarinimicrobiota bacterium.
TTCAATATCCAATTAATATACTCTCTATTCACCCTGTCCCGATCAAGTCGGGATGTGGCTAATGAATATTTCAGGCTAATTGAGTCTTCGCAATACCATTCCGGCTTTGGGTGGGATCCGAATCTTACCGTTGACCTGAGCCTTTCCATCCAGATCCACTGATTCAGCATCCACCAGTACCTCCCACATGCCTTCAGGAAGCTCAATTTCCAGCTCCCTCCCTGGGGATCCGTTCATGAGAACCGCGAATGTGTTCTTCAGAACGTAGGCGACTGCTACCTGTCTTCCCACATGGAGAAAACTGAAATCATCCGGACACGAGCGGCGGAATTCTGAGTAGGTGTTTCGCAACGCAATTAGTCCCCGGTAATACTCCACCAGGTCGCGATTCAGCTCCTTGTGATCCCAGTTGAGCCAGTTTGTTTCGTTGTCTTTTTCGTATGAATTATGATCGATATATCCCACTCTTGGATCGGGGGCATCTGTCTTAGCGATAACCTTGCTCCGTCCCCAGCTCTGCCCTTCATGCACCATAACGGCACCCTGGCTCGTGAACAGAAAAATGGCGGCCAATTTGTTGAGTGCCAACTGATCTCCCCTTACTCTTGCGTGCTCTGTCAGGTTCTGAATGGCACGATTCTCATCCACGTCCCGGAGGCCGATCCGAATGAAATCTCCCAACGTGTGATCGTCGTGAGATTCCAGATAATTCACGTTGTGGGCTACTTCCTGGTACTGGCCGCCGTATTCTCTCAGCGAACCCATGACAAACCTCGCCAATCTGTCTCCGTCACTCCCATCCTCCCATCTGCCGAAAATAAAACCAAGACCATCCCTAGAATTTTTCCCCTTAACACCGTTTCGAAAATGATCGTTCCAGGATGACCACCCAATATCGGAGAATCTCTCCGGATCGTAGCCGCCACCCCACGGCTCAGCTATGATCATGAC
It contains:
- a CDS encoding pullulanase, translating into VMIIAEPWGGGYDPERFSDIGWSSWNDHFRNGVKGKNSRDGLGFIFGRWEDGSDGDRLARFVMGSLREYGGQYQEVAHNVNYLESHDDHTLGDFIRIGLRDVDENRAIQNLTEHARVRGDQLALNKLAAIFLFTSQGAVMVHEGQSWGRSKVIAKTDAPDPRVGYIDHNSYEKDNETNWLNWDHKELNRDLVEYYRGLIALRNTYSEFRRSCPDDFSFLHVGRQVAVAYVLKNTFAVLMNGSPGRELEIELPEGMWEVLVDAESVDLDGKAQVNGKIRIPPKAGMVLRRLN